The following are encoded in a window of Solidesulfovibrio magneticus RS-1 genomic DNA:
- a CDS encoding molybdopterin-guanine dinucleotide biosynthesis protein MobB — protein sequence MASCPDDNLCKEKSAMKGVQILGFKKSGKTTLCEALLAELAGRGVAPCALKCTHNPGIDKQDTDTDRFMAHCRTVGAVAGSESALFFNTPRKLSDMLALLDGEVLVMEGGREHAVAPRVLVLREPAEAAQLSDPGMVLGTFGEVRAPGLPHIESVAALADLALERGFVLPALDCAACGRDDCASLAADIMAGRATPGDCATTQVAMAVSVGGRRLTLNPFVERILASGIRGLVSELKGFGPGAVEIRID from the coding sequence GTGGCGTCTTGTCCTGACGACAACCTCTGCAAGGAGAAAAGCGCCATGAAGGGCGTTCAGATTCTGGGCTTCAAGAAATCCGGCAAGACCACCCTGTGCGAGGCTTTGCTGGCCGAATTGGCCGGTCGGGGCGTGGCCCCGTGCGCGCTCAAGTGCACGCACAACCCGGGCATCGACAAGCAGGACACCGACACCGACCGGTTCATGGCCCACTGCCGCACCGTGGGGGCCGTGGCCGGCTCCGAGAGCGCGCTGTTTTTCAATACCCCGCGCAAGCTCTCGGACATGCTGGCCCTGCTCGACGGCGAGGTGCTGGTCATGGAGGGGGGGCGGGAACATGCCGTGGCCCCGCGCGTGCTGGTGCTGCGCGAACCGGCCGAAGCGGCCCAGCTGTCCGATCCGGGCATGGTGCTGGGGACTTTCGGCGAGGTGCGCGCCCCGGGGCTGCCCCATATCGAATCCGTTGCCGCCCTGGCCGATCTGGCCCTTGAGCGCGGCTTCGTGCTGCCGGCCCTGGACTGCGCCGCCTGCGGCCGGGACGACTGCGCCAGCCTGGCCGCCGACATTATGGCCGGCCGGGCCACGCCGGGCGACTGCGCCACCACCCAGGTGGCCATGGCCGTCAGCGTGGGTGGCAGGCGCCTGACGCTCAACCCCTTCGTGGAGCGCATCCTGGCCTCGGGTATCCGGGGGCTTGTCTCCGAACTCAAGGGATTCGGGCCGGGCGCTGTTGAGATCCGCATCGACTGA
- a CDS encoding sensor histidine kinase, translating into MTSAWDDDVAGMGFDPGPAGDPAILDRQVIDAVARRIHQKMDDYEAYNFSTKQSISLNVFFDLAQEFPHVEHLYAVCLLIPKMFFDIECNLYVLDSKSGAIRRCAYSCADADAGELADLPFARKTTIRDDRLFIPIKGNHELISQLPFTPREDVFGMLEIYPVSRLSEHDRLFFERYANRFGYQLHNRILATKNKEHLQFIRSLVKDIGHNVIVPNIYFKLYYKRLRSKIDLLKFFEWKLKQFFEGEAEPAAAAALEEDLPATREKLLRDLGYIHEGLMDQYRQILTHYEQTSLFLETLLRRSHFEEGRYVLEKRACNFKKQVIDLQLERYRPRFEERGIEIDTSLGGVPDQEVEVVVDIGLVSQVYANLFSNAVKYTREVTDPASGQRRRFISFGWERKENFFGPGKDGIKLNVFTSGPAIPPETAAHLFEEGVRGENASGEYGTGHGLYFIREVVRLHGGVEGYEATALGNNFFFVLPMDPLV; encoded by the coding sequence ATGACCAGCGCCTGGGACGACGACGTCGCCGGCATGGGGTTCGATCCCGGCCCGGCCGGGGACCCGGCCATTCTGGACCGCCAGGTTATCGACGCCGTGGCCCGTCGCATCCATCAGAAGATGGACGACTACGAGGCCTACAACTTCTCGACCAAGCAGAGTATCTCGCTCAACGTCTTTTTCGATCTGGCCCAGGAATTTCCCCACGTCGAGCATCTCTATGCCGTGTGTCTGCTCATCCCCAAGATGTTTTTCGACATCGAATGCAACCTCTATGTCCTGGACAGCAAGAGCGGGGCGATCCGGCGCTGCGCCTACAGCTGCGCCGACGCCGACGCCGGGGAGCTGGCCGATCTGCCCTTTGCCCGCAAGACCACCATCCGCGACGACCGGCTCTTCATTCCCATCAAGGGCAACCATGAGCTGATTTCCCAGCTGCCCTTCACCCCGCGCGAAGACGTCTTCGGCATGTTGGAAATCTACCCGGTCAGCCGGCTCTCCGAGCATGACCGGCTGTTTTTCGAGCGCTACGCCAACCGCTTCGGCTACCAGCTGCACAACCGCATCCTGGCCACCAAGAACAAGGAGCATCTCCAGTTCATCCGCAGCCTGGTCAAGGACATCGGCCACAACGTCATTGTCCCCAACATCTATTTCAAGCTCTATTACAAGCGGCTGCGCTCCAAGATTGATCTGCTCAAGTTCTTCGAATGGAAGCTCAAGCAGTTTTTCGAGGGCGAGGCCGAGCCGGCCGCCGCGGCCGCCCTGGAAGAAGACCTGCCGGCCACCCGGGAAAAACTGCTGCGCGACCTCGGCTATATCCACGAAGGGCTTATGGACCAGTATCGCCAGATACTGACCCATTACGAGCAGACGAGTCTGTTTTTGGAGACGCTCCTGCGGCGTTCGCACTTCGAGGAAGGCCGCTACGTGCTGGAGAAGCGGGCCTGCAACTTCAAAAAACAGGTCATCGACTTGCAGCTGGAGCGTTACCGGCCGCGTTTCGAGGAGCGCGGCATCGAGATCGACACGTCCCTTGGCGGCGTGCCGGATCAGGAAGTCGAGGTGGTGGTGGACATCGGACTGGTCAGCCAGGTCTACGCCAACCTTTTCTCCAACGCGGTCAAGTACACCCGCGAGGTGACGGACCCGGCTTCGGGCCAGCGGCGGCGTTTCATTTCTTTTGGCTGGGAACGCAAGGAGAATTTCTTCGGTCCGGGCAAGGACGGCATCAAGCTCAACGTCTTTACTTCCGGTCCGGCCATTCCGCCCGAGACCGCCGCCCATCTGTTCGAGGAGGGCGTGCGGGGCGAGAACGCCTCGGGCGAGTACGGCACCGGACATGGCCTGTATTTCATCCGCGAGGTGGTGCGGCTGCATGGCGGCGTGGAGGGCTATGAGGCCACGGCCCTGGGCAATAATTTCTTTTTCGTCCTGCCCATGGACCCGCTGGTCTGA